One Brassica napus cultivar Da-Ae chromosome C2, Da-Ae, whole genome shotgun sequence DNA window includes the following coding sequences:
- the LOC106426548 gene encoding putative lipid-binding protein At4g00165 has product MIAATCTMIIDKYPTRESKLKGLSSSTSSISRSYRTSYANKAMAISKAFPLLLVLLLVLNLTFSFCNAVKQCPPPTKQSSMKCPRDTVKFGVCGSWLGLVHEVIGTPPSQECCSLVKGLADLEAAICLCTALKTSLLGVAPVKLPVALTLHLNSCGKTLPQGFVC; this is encoded by the coding sequence ATGATTGCAGCCACATGCACGATGATAATTGATAAATACCCCACCAGAGAAAGCAAATTAAAAGGCCtatcttcttctacttcttcgATATCCCGTAGCTATAGAACTTCATACGCAAACAAAGCAATGGCTATCTCAAAAGCTTTTCCATTGCTTCTGGTCTTGTTGCTAGTCCTCAACTTAACATTCTCCTTTTGTAATGCCGTTAAGCAATGCCCTCCTCCCACAAAACAATCATCCATGAAATGTCCAAGAGACACGGTCAAGTTTGGAGTGTGTGGCAGCTGGTTAGGTCTAGTTCATGAGGTCATCGGTACACCACCGAGCCAGGAGTGTTGCTCACTTGTCAAAggtttggctgatcttgaaGCTGCCATTTGTCTTTGCACCGCCCTTAAAACCAGCCTACTCGGAGTCGCCCCGGTTAAACTTCCTGTTGCTCTCACTTTGCATCTCAACTCTTGTGGCAAGACTCTTCCTCAGGGATTTGTCTGTTGA
- the BNACNNG47720D gene encoding uncharacterized protein BNACNNG47720D: MDQYGLPIQRREMKHKGRNVVWSVGMDKCLIEALAFQANNGNKVDKCFNENAYSAACHAVNTRFNLNLNSQKVINRLKTIKKRYRVMKDILSRDGFWWNATTKMIDCESDDLWKRYIAVHPDAKAFKGKQIEMYEELRTVCGDHHQAPGRYAKVKAESNHHLNDFKHFEEDSVSFPLPSSEDNNSDTDGTESYAGGGGDDEYLHEEPQDLPPRNPLKQPLKRPRNSDPFQEAMLAVASSIRRLADAVEGSKSLINTEELLEAVMEIDGLEEAKQMYAFEYLNGDPVKARAFMAYDSRMRKLFLFRQFWWWK; the protein is encoded by the exons ATGGATCAATATGGCTTGCCAATACAGAGAAGAGAGATGAAGCATAAAGGGAGAAACGTTGTATGGTCCGTTGGAATGGACAAGTGTCTGATTGAAGCTTTGGCTTTCCAGGCCAACAACGGGAACAAAGTTGACAAATGCTTCAATGAGAACGCATACTCTGCTGCTTGTCATGCTGTTAATACTCGTTTCAACCTTAACCTCAATAGCCAAAAAGTCATCAATCGCCTCAAGACAATCAAGAAACGGTACAGAGTCATGAAAGACATACTTAGTCGTGATGGTTTCTGGTGGAACGCTACCACCAAAATGATCGATTGCGAAAGTGATGACCTCTGGAAAAGATATATTGCA GTACACCCAGACGCGAAAGCATTCAAGGGAAAGCAAATTGAGATGTACGAGGAACTTAGAACTGTATGCGGTGACCACCATCAAGCCCCAGGTCGATATGCCAAGGTGAAAGCTGAAAGCAATCATCACCTAAACGACTTTAAACACTTTGAAGAAGACTCTGTTTCATTCCCTTTACCAAGCTCAGAAGACAATAATAGCGATACAGATGGAACAGAGTCCTACGCAGGAGGAGGAGGGGATGATGAGTATTTGCATGAAGAGCCTCAAGATCTCCCTCCTCGAAATCCTTTAAAGCAGCCTCTTAAACGACCTAGAAACTCAGATCCTTTCCAAGAAGCCATGTTAGCGGTTGCTTCAAGCATTCGTCGCCTAGCTGATGCAGTGGAAGGAAGCAAAAGTTTGATCAACACAGAGGAACTGCTTGAAGCAGTGATGGAGATTGATGGATTGGAAGAAGCCAAGCAGATGTATGCGTTTGAGTATCTGAATGGTGATCCGGTGAAAGCTAGAGCGTTCATGGCTTATGATAGTAGGATGAGGAAGTTGTTTTTGTTTCGACAGTTTTGGTGGTGGAAGTAA
- the LOC106426574 gene encoding glutathione S-transferase F3-like, with protein MAGIKVFGHAASTATRRVLLTLHEKNLDFELVHVELKDGEHKKEPFLSRNPFGKVPAFEDGDLKLFESRAITQYIAHRYEEEGTNLLPADSKNISHYAIMAIGMEVEAHHFDPVASKLAWEQVFKLFYGMTTDQAVVEEEEAKLATVLDVYEARLKEFKYLAGETFTLTDLHHIPVIQYLLGTPTKKLFDERPHVSEWVAEITNRPASQKILQ; from the exons ATGGCAGGTATCAAAGTTTTCGGACACGCTGCTTCCACTGCCACCAGGAGAGTCCTCCTCACCCTCCACGAGAAGAACCTCGACTTTGAGCTCGTTCATGTCGAGCTCAAAGACGGCGAGCACAAGAAAGAGCCCTTCCTCTCCCGCAAC CCTTTTGGTAAAGTTCCCGCCTTTGAAGATGGAGACCTCAAGCTCTTCG AATCAAGAGCGATTACTCAGTACATAGCTCACCGATATGAAGAGGAAGGAACCAACCTTCTCCCAGCCGACTCCAAGAACATATCCCACTACGCAATCATGGCTATTGGAATGGAAGTAGAAGCTCACCACTTCGACCCAGTGGCTTCAAAGCTTGCTTGGGAACAAGTGTTCAAGCTCTTCTATGGCATGACCACTGACCAAGCCgttgttgaagaagaagaggctaAGTTAGCCACGGTCCTTGATGTGTATGAGGCTAGGCTCAAGGAGTTCAAGTATTTGGCTGGTGAAACTTTTACTTTGACCGATCTGCACCACATTCCAGTGATTCAGTACTTGCTCGGAACTCCCACCAAAAAGCTCTTCGACGAGCGTCCACATGTCAGCGAGTGGGTGGCAGAGATCACCAACAGGCCAGCTTCCCAGAAGATCCTTCAGTGA